A single window of Paenibacillus sp. FSL H8-0537 DNA harbors:
- a CDS encoding U32 family peptidase: protein MTVAENTYSGATSPVKTRYQGKRHRLDRPELLAPAGNLEKLKFAIHYGADAVYIGGQKYGLRSNAGNFSFEEMREGVEFAKRYGAKVFVATNIYAHNEDIGGLEEYLRNLEEVGISAIIVADPIIIETAARVAPKLEAHLSTQQSTLNWQAVQFWKEEGLPRVVLARETSFEEIAEIKKHVDIEIEAFIHGAMCSSFSGRCVLSNHFTDRDSNRGGCSQSCRWKYDLFVDDMPMYTEGEDQFTMGSKDLCMIEYLPELIDVGVDSFKIEGRMKSIHYVATVVNVYRQAIDSYFEDPENFVLKQEWLDEIFKAANRPLNTGFFLDTPGAEDHIYEPEDKPAPYDFAGVVLEYNEETGIAVVQQRNHFKLGQEVEFVGPGGRYFKQTITRMTDDKGQELDAARHPLQRIHIKTFAPVEPMDMLRKLMIKK from the coding sequence ATGACAGTTGCAGAAAACACATATTCAGGGGCGACGAGCCCGGTGAAAACCCGCTATCAAGGGAAACGCCATAGACTCGATCGTCCCGAGCTGCTTGCCCCGGCAGGCAATTTGGAAAAGCTGAAATTCGCCATCCATTATGGCGCTGACGCGGTATACATTGGCGGACAAAAATACGGCCTTCGTTCCAACGCAGGCAATTTCAGCTTTGAGGAAATGCGAGAAGGCGTCGAGTTTGCCAAGCGTTATGGCGCTAAGGTTTTCGTGGCTACGAATATTTACGCGCATAATGAGGATATCGGCGGGCTTGAGGAGTATTTGCGCAATCTGGAGGAAGTCGGCATTTCAGCGATTATTGTCGCAGATCCGATTATTATCGAGACGGCTGCGCGAGTAGCTCCTAAGCTGGAAGCGCATTTGAGCACCCAGCAATCTACGCTCAACTGGCAGGCGGTACAGTTTTGGAAGGAAGAAGGACTGCCACGCGTCGTTCTGGCCAGAGAAACAAGCTTTGAAGAAATCGCCGAAATTAAAAAGCATGTAGATATTGAAATTGAAGCATTTATTCATGGCGCGATGTGTTCTTCATTTTCTGGCCGCTGTGTACTCAGCAATCACTTTACCGATCGGGATTCCAACCGTGGAGGCTGCTCGCAGTCGTGTCGCTGGAAATACGATTTGTTCGTTGATGATATGCCAATGTACACCGAAGGCGAAGATCAATTCACGATGGGGTCTAAAGATCTGTGTATGATTGAATATTTGCCGGAGCTGATTGATGTTGGCGTAGACAGCTTCAAAATTGAAGGCCGCATGAAGAGCATTCACTATGTTGCTACTGTTGTGAATGTGTATCGTCAAGCGATTGATTCCTATTTTGAGGACCCGGAAAATTTTGTGCTGAAGCAAGAATGGCTGGATGAAATTTTCAAAGCGGCGAACCGTCCGCTCAATACGGGATTTTTCCTCGATACACCGGGTGCAGAGGATCATATTTATGAGCCGGAAGATAAGCCAGCTCCTTATGATTTTGCCGGAGTTGTTCTGGAATACAACGAAGAGACGGGCATTGCGGTTGTACAGCAGCGCAACCACTTCAAATTGGGACAAGAAGTTGAGTTTGTAGGTCCCGGCGGCCGCTACTTCAAGCAGACGATTACGCGGATGACCGATGACAAGGGACAAGAGCTGGATGCAGCAAGACACCCGCTTCAGCGCATCCACATTAAGACTTTTGCACCTGTTGAACCAATGGATATGCTGCGTAAACTGATGATAAAAAAATAA
- a CDS encoding methyl-accepting chemotaxis protein produces MKKNEDKTQSKKIAMKKTEAGKSMKALSGLWGSSKPVMKKIATNTGKYGKSSSKQLLALTKEMKLNQVNKSVGTKLFLIIFASIVTCVLAVGLIAYSQTKTIVERKVSGASFQTVSQVTANLNIILDNYEEMTMQILINKDLHTLIGKMRNGEDDYTRFEASRELSSKMQDYALGNSSIKAIYLLPLDDKMPVVTAGNASSVATAAMMQEEWFSKVQEANGKALWIATQPKGFGGANGVPTVGISRLLKDSTLNEVSYMLLIEINLASLQDSIKDVSLGLGSELSIVDGQNNYILPPNIDLIAQPAPVALPTEGDAALEGSEKLNTSDGESMLTVYKSFDSVDWKLLGLIPVDTLVEDAKVIRNMTIITAIVAVFIAIAIGFLVIRTIAQPLTNLRNLMNEGQRGNLTVRSTIRKRSDEIGELSDSFNDMMTQITNLAKQATQSADTVLHTAGELTDVSRKTAISSREISVATEEIANGASSLAVEAERGSDLSGNISTQMETVKQANAEIVRAAGEVEKASERGAAYMGELSHKTGQTEQMTRSMVEKVDSLKDSTGSIVKILDVLNNLTKQTNILSLNAAIEAARAGAAGKGFMVVADEIRKLADQSRQSIDVVGQITEKIQEEIDNTVSVLSDAYPLFQEQIVSVKQATDIFVGVQEQMVQFVHKLDSVTDSIGELDKSQEVLSEAMTNVSAVAQQSSATSEEVASLSSEQLSISDGLVSLSEELGSVSRELKDSLSKFKIE; encoded by the coding sequence TTGAAAAAAAATGAGGACAAAACTCAGTCGAAGAAAATTGCGATGAAAAAAACAGAAGCGGGAAAATCTATGAAAGCCCTTTCCGGGCTTTGGGGCAGCTCTAAACCGGTTATGAAAAAAATCGCCACTAATACGGGCAAGTACGGGAAAAGCTCCTCCAAGCAGCTGCTCGCGCTGACGAAGGAAATGAAGCTGAACCAGGTCAATAAATCGGTAGGTACGAAGCTGTTTTTAATTATATTTGCCAGCATCGTAACCTGCGTTTTGGCGGTAGGTCTAATTGCATATTCACAGACGAAAACGATTGTCGAGCGCAAAGTTTCCGGGGCTAGCTTTCAGACGGTCAGTCAGGTAACGGCGAACTTGAACATTATTTTGGACAACTATGAAGAAATGACGATGCAAATTTTAATTAATAAAGACTTACATACGTTGATCGGTAAAATGCGTAACGGCGAGGACGATTATACCCGGTTTGAAGCAAGCCGCGAGTTGTCTAGCAAAATGCAGGATTACGCGCTAGGCAACTCCAGCATTAAGGCAATCTATTTGCTGCCGTTGGACGACAAGATGCCAGTCGTAACAGCAGGAAATGCTTCTTCTGTTGCAACCGCTGCGATGATGCAGGAAGAGTGGTTCAGCAAGGTGCAAGAAGCAAATGGCAAGGCGCTATGGATTGCGACCCAGCCGAAGGGCTTTGGCGGTGCGAACGGTGTGCCAACGGTTGGCATCAGCCGTCTTCTGAAGGACAGCACGCTGAATGAAGTTTCCTATATGCTGCTAATTGAAATTAATTTAGCAAGCCTCCAAGATTCAATAAAGGATGTATCCTTGGGACTAGGCAGTGAGCTTTCGATCGTAGATGGTCAAAACAACTATATTTTGCCTCCTAACATTGACCTGATTGCTCAGCCGGCTCCAGTAGCTCTTCCGACTGAAGGAGACGCTGCATTAGAAGGATCGGAAAAGCTGAATACTAGCGATGGCGAATCCATGCTGACGGTCTATAAATCATTTGATTCCGTAGATTGGAAGCTGCTCGGTCTTATTCCGGTAGATACGTTGGTCGAGGATGCAAAAGTTATTCGCAATATGACCATTATTACAGCGATTGTAGCTGTATTCATTGCGATTGCGATTGGCTTCCTTGTCATTAGAACGATTGCACAGCCACTGACGAACCTGCGTAATTTGATGAACGAGGGACAACGGGGCAATTTGACGGTGCGTTCTACGATTCGGAAACGTTCCGATGAAATCGGTGAGCTGAGCGACAGCTTTAACGATATGATGACGCAAATTACCAATTTGGCGAAGCAGGCTACACAATCTGCGGATACTGTGCTGCATACTGCAGGCGAGCTGACGGATGTATCGCGGAAAACAGCCATTTCTTCACGGGAAATATCAGTCGCAACCGAAGAAATCGCAAATGGCGCTTCAAGCCTTGCTGTTGAAGCAGAGCGCGGCAGCGACTTGAGCGGCAATATTTCGACCCAAATGGAAACGGTGAAGCAGGCGAATGCGGAAATTGTGCGTGCAGCTGGTGAGGTAGAGAAAGCGAGTGAGCGTGGAGCGGCCTACATGGGCGAGCTGAGCCACAAAACTGGACAGACCGAGCAAATGACACGCTCTATGGTTGAAAAGGTAGACAGCCTTAAAGACAGCACAGGCTCTATCGTTAAAATATTGGATGTATTGAACAATTTGACGAAGCAGACCAACATCCTTTCCCTGAATGCGGCGATTGAAGCAGCGCGTGCAGGTGCAGCGGGCAAAGGCTTTATGGTCGTGGCTGATGAAATTCGCAAGCTGGCCGATCAATCCCGTCAATCGATTGATGTGGTAGGACAAATCACGGAAAAAATCCAAGAGGAAATTGACAATACGGTTAGCGTATTGTCGGATGCTTATCCTTTATTCCAGGAGCAAATTGTTTCTGTGAAGCAGGCGACGGATATTTTCGTAGGTGTTCAGGAGCAGATGGTACAGTTTGTACACAAGCTGGATTCGGTAACGGATTCCATCGGCGAGCTGGACAAGTCGCAGGAAGTGTTGTCTGAGGCGATGACGAATGTCAGCGCAGTAGCACAGCAATCCTCGGCAACATCAGAGGAGGTAGCTTCCCTCAGCAGCGAGCAGCTTAGCATTAGTGACGGTCTCGTCAGCCTGTCGGAAGAGCTGGGCAGCGTATCGCGTGAGCTGAAGGATTCGCTTTCGAAATTTAAAATCGAATAA
- a CDS encoding bifunctional glycosyltransferase family 2/GtrA family protein, which produces MTILIPAYEPDNRLLDLIQQLHAFQLEPIVIVDDGSGPSYRDIFEAAEASGCTVLTHEVNLGKGRALKTGFGYIQKAGLPGHVVCADSDGQHLPHDIKRIFEKLLSQTTPGIVLGSRRFSGTIPLRSRFGNSVTRSVFSLTTGTKIYDTQTGLRGFSFSMLDWLCQIPGERFEYEMNMLLTAHRDGYKITEEYIDTVYLDHNKSSHFRPLLDSFRIYLPIIMFSTSSLLSAILDFTLLFLIQSISHNLFLSVVTARLCSSIFNYTMNRKYVFTGSKVSRVHQSLPKYFSLVILVLLLNYGLLYFYNETLILPLVIAKLLTEASIFLFSYWAQRKYVY; this is translated from the coding sequence ATGACTATATTAATTCCGGCCTATGAGCCTGATAATCGGCTGCTTGATCTGATCCAGCAGCTGCATGCGTTCCAGCTTGAGCCCATCGTCATTGTTGATGACGGAAGCGGGCCAAGCTACCGTGACATTTTTGAAGCGGCTGAAGCCTCCGGCTGCACCGTTCTGACCCATGAGGTCAACCTCGGGAAAGGACGTGCCTTAAAAACGGGGTTTGGCTATATACAAAAAGCCGGTTTGCCGGGCCACGTCGTCTGTGCAGATAGTGACGGGCAGCATCTGCCCCATGACATAAAGCGGATTTTCGAGAAGCTGCTCAGCCAGACAACGCCGGGCATTGTGCTGGGCAGCCGCCGTTTTAGCGGAACCATTCCACTGCGCAGCCGCTTTGGCAACTCGGTCACTCGGTCAGTCTTCTCTCTCACTACGGGCACTAAAATTTATGATACGCAAACCGGTTTGCGCGGCTTTTCATTTTCCATGCTGGACTGGCTGTGCCAAATTCCTGGCGAGCGGTTCGAATATGAAATGAACATGCTGCTGACCGCTCACCGGGATGGCTATAAGATTACCGAGGAATATATTGATACCGTCTATTTGGATCATAATAAATCATCCCATTTTCGCCCGCTGCTCGACTCTTTCCGCATTTATTTGCCGATTATAATGTTCAGCACCTCTTCCCTGCTGTCAGCAATACTAGATTTCACGCTATTATTCCTTATTCAAAGCATTAGCCACAACCTGTTCTTGTCCGTAGTAACCGCAAGATTGTGCAGCTCCATCTTCAACTATACAATGAACAGAAAATACGTGTTCACGGGCAGCAAAGTATCCAGGGTCCACCAATCGCTGCCTAAATATTTCTCGCTGGTCATTCTTGTGCTGCTCTTAAATTATGGATTGCTGTATTTTTACAATGAAACCCTTATCCTTCCCCTTGTTATCGCCAAATTGCTGACCGAGGCATCCATCTTTCTTTTCAGTTATTGGGCCCAGCGCAAATATGTGTATTAG
- a CDS encoding phosphodiester glycosidase family protein yields the protein MKTHKKAAKKTKRIWMIATIATIATLLGLGSLTYGLADRYLIKHVEVVVTDQAATSNSSSDTAASTAEVQAASDDWNYSSDDIQIKIEQVQTGSGSDLITYFVADVTVQDASSLRSAFAENSFGTNIIEDTSVIASSNNAIFAINGDYYGFRDDGVIIRNGTVYRDDPVRDALALFDDGSLQTYDEAEISSSDLLADGVTNTLSFGPILIQDGIITSDFSSVKIDTNFGNRSIQNANPRTAIGMIAPNHYVFVVVDGRKEGYSRGMTLTELADVMAGLGATEAYNLDGGGSSTMYFMGRVVNNPLGKNQERGVSDILYIGEE from the coding sequence ATGAAGACGCACAAGAAGGCAGCCAAAAAAACGAAACGGATATGGATGATTGCAACGATTGCAACGATCGCAACGCTCTTAGGCCTTGGCTCATTGACATATGGTCTCGCAGACCGTTATTTGATCAAGCACGTTGAAGTCGTCGTAACTGACCAAGCTGCAACGTCCAACAGCTCAAGCGATACAGCTGCTTCAACTGCTGAAGTTCAAGCAGCATCAGATGATTGGAACTACAGCAGCGACGATATCCAAATTAAAATTGAGCAGGTTCAGACAGGCTCTGGCTCAGATCTGATCACGTATTTTGTCGCAGATGTCACGGTTCAAGATGCCAGCAGCCTGCGCTCTGCATTCGCCGAAAACAGTTTTGGAACGAATATTATAGAGGATACCTCGGTCATCGCTTCCAGCAATAATGCCATTTTTGCAATCAACGGCGATTATTATGGCTTCCGTGATGATGGCGTCATTATTCGCAACGGCACCGTATACCGCGATGATCCGGTGCGGGATGCGCTGGCACTATTCGATGACGGATCGCTCCAAACGTATGATGAAGCAGAGATTTCCTCCTCCGATCTGCTTGCTGACGGCGTCACCAATACGTTGTCATTCGGCCCCATACTGATACAAGATGGCATAATCACTAGTGATTTCAGCAGTGTGAAAATCGATACTAATTTTGGAAACCGCTCGATCCAAAATGCGAATCCGAGAACCGCGATCGGAATGATTGCTCCAAACCATTATGTATTTGTTGTAGTAGACGGGCGGAAGGAAGGTTATAGCCGCGGAATGACACTTACCGAGCTTGCTGATGTCATGGCTGGCCTCGGAGCTACAGAAGCCTACAATTTGGACGGCGGCGGTTCATCGACGATGTATTTCATGGGCAGAGTTGTCAATAATCCGCTTGGTAAAAATCAAGAGCGCGGCGTCAGCGACATCTTATATATTGGGGAGGAGTAA
- a CDS encoding penicillin-binding protein 2, which produces MIRRRAAIVAILLTVIMAGYLIRLATLQLVPSLGQPAAQMLSKHIDWKHKAAIQRQRNLVLDSGRGDFMDRYGRAITGESYSALALFPVESKARGETTELRKLAKLLQVSYEQLVEKWDALKSADFWREEGQKAPLDLSASQLTGLSQLHINGVKVLPYHNRYLPQLNARQAIGFISQHPEWLEQAYGADLASGKRKLTDEIGGAGLEKSLDTLLRGNGPTSVSFYVDGQRHPLQGLGLRVFQPDSAYYPLKVKTTLDVQLQQQLELYADANGLKAGAIVVLDAQNADIVSMVSRPQMNPQQLDRNEETDWSNHALQAVAPGSIFKLVTEAAALEAGVVDEKEVFTCSGQYGKYGLTCWKQDGHGSLTLEEGLAKSCNIVFATLAERLSGYELYQTATALGIGDPSGWHAESAFGPFAGRLRLLGEEEGGQLFAASIWQQLQDKPTLDVDGGIMAQSGIGQRDVRMTPLQAANLVVTILHGGQRLEPRIVSEIRYANGQLMVELKPRQARQAGTPIHARTAGTLLEGMKAVTEYGTGRSIRDGIWPVAGKSGTAQTLLSGKERVHQWFIGYGPTNTPRYAVAVLAENRSPGTSNQATKLFRGVMDIIAKR; this is translated from the coding sequence ATGATTAGGCGGCGTGCAGCAATTGTAGCAATACTTTTAACGGTTATAATGGCAGGTTATTTGATTAGGCTGGCGACGCTGCAGTTGGTGCCAAGCTTGGGTCAGCCCGCTGCCCAGATGCTCAGCAAGCATATCGACTGGAAGCATAAGGCAGCTATTCAGCGGCAGCGAAATTTGGTGCTGGATTCAGGGCGCGGCGACTTTATGGATCGTTACGGGAGAGCCATTACGGGGGAAAGCTATTCAGCATTGGCACTATTTCCAGTAGAGAGCAAGGCACGGGGAGAGACGACAGAGCTGCGCAAGCTAGCGAAGCTTCTGCAGGTGTCTTACGAGCAGCTGGTGGAAAAATGGGATGCGCTCAAGAGTGCTGATTTTTGGCGGGAGGAAGGGCAGAAGGCACCCTTGGACCTTTCTGCGAGCCAGCTCACAGGACTTTCGCAGCTCCATATAAATGGAGTCAAGGTGCTGCCCTATCACAATCGGTATTTGCCGCAGCTTAATGCCAGGCAAGCCATTGGTTTTATAAGCCAGCATCCGGAATGGCTGGAGCAGGCTTATGGAGCGGATCTGGCGTCAGGCAAGCGCAAGCTGACAGATGAAATCGGCGGTGCTGGACTTGAGAAATCGCTGGATACGCTGCTAAGAGGCAATGGGCCAACGTCGGTATCTTTTTATGTTGATGGGCAGCGGCATCCGCTTCAGGGGCTGGGTCTGCGGGTTTTTCAGCCGGATAGCGCCTATTATCCGTTGAAAGTAAAGACGACGCTGGATGTACAGCTCCAGCAGCAGCTTGAGCTGTACGCAGATGCAAATGGCTTGAAAGCTGGAGCAATCGTCGTGCTGGATGCGCAAAATGCGGATATCGTCAGCATGGTGTCCAGACCGCAGATGAACCCGCAGCAGCTGGATCGGAATGAAGAAACCGATTGGTCGAATCATGCGCTCCAAGCGGTTGCCCCGGGTTCGATTTTTAAGCTTGTAACAGAAGCGGCGGCGCTTGAGGCTGGTGTTGTGGATGAAAAAGAAGTGTTCACATGCAGTGGGCAATACGGAAAATATGGTTTAACTTGCTGGAAGCAGGATGGTCATGGAAGTCTGACGCTTGAGGAAGGATTAGCCAAGTCCTGCAACATTGTGTTTGCAACGCTTGCGGAGCGGTTGAGTGGCTATGAGCTGTATCAGACTGCTACGGCGCTTGGCATTGGTGATCCATCTGGCTGGCATGCCGAATCAGCATTTGGCCCGTTTGCCGGACGTTTGCGGCTGCTTGGCGAGGAAGAGGGCGGACAGTTGTTTGCTGCGAGCATTTGGCAGCAATTGCAGGACAAGCCTACTCTTGACGTAGACGGAGGCATTATGGCTCAAAGCGGTATCGGCCAACGGGATGTCAGGATGACGCCGCTGCAGGCGGCGAATTTGGTCGTGACGATTTTACATGGCGGTCAACGGCTGGAGCCGCGAATCGTAAGTGAAATTCGTTATGCGAACGGACAACTGATGGTGGAGCTGAAGCCCCGGCAAGCCCGGCAGGCGGGAACGCCGATACATGCGAGAACCGCTGGCACGCTGCTGGAAGGGATGAAGGCGGTCACCGAGTACGGAACGGGACGCTCCATTCGGGATGGCATATGGCCAGTTGCCGGTAAGTCCGGTACGGCGCAGACGCTGCTCAGCGGCAAGGAGCGCGTTCACCAGTGGTTCATCGGCTACGGACCAACAAATACGCCGCGATACGCCGTCGCCGTGCTTGCCGAGAACAGGAGTCCCGGTACAAGCAATCAGGCGACGAAGCTGTTTCGCGGCGTCATGGATATTATAGCGAAGCGATAA
- the ytvI gene encoding sporulation integral membrane protein YtvI, protein MLPFYKKYWRTAFDIALIALTVYLIMFAFSHFYQLATPIIFSFVIFMCIEPLARRLNKIGIKKSIASGISILLFSILILSAFSGLGYIISKQGSEFLDKLPEYQAILVEQVELSTSQVQNKIQALPPELVAQITEYIQGAAEYVPNLVKTIFAGTVGYVSSFSSFMFNFLVGIILAYFLSIEINDWKKTAADKTPKTFKKAFFFLRENVLKGISGYLKAQAKMITITFFVIFISLLLLGVKNALVVAVISAIFDVLPLLGVGTIFIPWIIYLFIVGHTSLAVWLSVLYIVVVLARQLLEPKITGDTLGVSAFTMLAFMIISLKLFGIAGVILSPVLIILLKTLYDQGFFHRWIRAPQGEFDSQVPPPGAGGGTGNPPAPPSV, encoded by the coding sequence ATGCTACCCTTTTATAAGAAATATTGGCGAACCGCTTTCGACATTGCATTGATCGCGCTAACGGTTTATTTAATTATGTTTGCCTTTAGTCATTTTTATCAATTGGCGACACCTATCATCTTCTCCTTTGTTATTTTTATGTGCATTGAGCCGCTGGCACGCAGGCTGAACAAGATTGGCATTAAGAAATCCATCGCGTCAGGCATATCGATTTTATTGTTTTCCATCCTTATTCTATCCGCCTTCTCCGGGCTCGGTTACATTATTTCGAAGCAGGGCTCAGAGTTTCTGGACAAGCTGCCGGAATATCAGGCTATTCTCGTGGAGCAGGTAGAGCTTAGCACGTCACAGGTGCAAAATAAAATTCAGGCCCTCCCGCCTGAGCTCGTCGCGCAAATTACGGAATACATCCAGGGCGCTGCCGAATATGTGCCGAATTTGGTCAAAACGATTTTCGCTGGAACCGTCGGCTACGTGTCCTCGTTCTCCAGCTTTATGTTTAACTTTCTGGTCGGTATTATATTAGCTTATTTCCTAAGTATTGAAATTAATGACTGGAAAAAAACAGCGGCGGATAAAACGCCAAAAACGTTTAAAAAAGCCTTTTTCTTCTTGCGTGAAAATGTATTAAAGGGCATTTCCGGCTACTTGAAGGCGCAAGCCAAGATGATTACGATTACGTTTTTCGTCATCTTCATCTCACTGCTGCTGCTCGGTGTCAAAAATGCCCTTGTAGTCGCCGTTATCTCGGCTATTTTTGATGTGCTGCCGCTGCTTGGGGTAGGAACGATCTTTATCCCTTGGATCATTTATTTGTTTATCGTGGGGCATACTTCCCTTGCGGTATGGCTGTCCGTATTATATATCGTCGTCGTATTGGCCAGACAGCTATTGGAGCCTAAAATTACCGGAGACACGCTCGGCGTATCTGCATTTACGATGCTGGCATTTATGATTATTTCGCTCAAGCTGTTCGGCATTGCCGGCGTCATCTTATCGCCCGTGCTCATCATTTTGCTCAAAACCTTGTATGACCAAGGCTTTTTCCATCGCTGGATCAGAGCGCCGCAAGGCGAATTCGACAGCCAGGTGCCTCCTCCAGGTGCCGGAGGAGGCACAGGCAACCCGCCTGCCCCTCCAAGCGTTTAA
- a CDS encoding polysaccharide deacetylase family protein codes for MENLVVWTLYLFSFYAFLPAFISRTFGFRVFKKGLVKKEIALTFDDGPDAIYTPKLLELLARYDAKATFFIVGAHGEAQPELLRKIHEEGHTLGIHNYVHKTNWFMRPRSVKRQIERTCEIIREATGSRSNYYRPPWGIINVFDFASIGHLQIVLWSSMFGDWNKSLGAERLKRKMLKKLRPGEVLLLHDCGQTPGAHHDAPANMLIALEAYLQEGSQQGYRFVTIEEMIKLTERAKERQLSWFKKSLITLWLQYERLFHLAFQLKQVGVESPALHYRMISYSGQPIELAEGERLSKGDRVVELHFDNRKLSGIAAEAASPLAAGIRMLREVEAALPMLAHQLAHDPSAADAKALYGVTMIHRGADRFGFEVIPLPDGLFARTTRIYLRLLMRVLTKKPRNAKSKERRKAIDPCMLLYPMSKIQAFQNTQAALLRVSIGQEASLQAAPAVAVDAVPIEGSTSTI; via the coding sequence ATGGAGAACTTAGTTGTCTGGACTCTTTATCTTTTCTCGTTCTACGCTTTCCTCCCTGCGTTTATCAGTCGTACTTTCGGATTTAGGGTTTTTAAGAAAGGCCTGGTAAAGAAGGAAATTGCCCTTACCTTTGACGATGGCCCGGATGCTATCTATACGCCAAAGCTGCTTGAATTGCTGGCTCGCTATGATGCGAAAGCGACTTTTTTCATCGTTGGTGCACATGGCGAAGCGCAGCCGGAGCTATTGCGCAAAATACATGAGGAAGGCCATACGCTTGGCATACACAATTATGTTCACAAGACCAATTGGTTCATGCGGCCAAGGTCCGTCAAGCGTCAGATCGAGCGTACATGCGAAATAATACGAGAGGCGACGGGGAGCCGTTCCAATTATTATCGGCCTCCTTGGGGCATTATCAATGTGTTTGATTTTGCTAGCATTGGCCATTTGCAAATCGTATTATGGTCGTCAATGTTCGGAGATTGGAACAAGAGCCTGGGGGCGGAACGCCTTAAGCGGAAAATGCTGAAGAAGCTCCGCCCCGGCGAGGTGCTGCTGCTTCATGATTGCGGGCAAACGCCTGGCGCCCATCATGATGCTCCTGCTAATATGCTGATCGCACTTGAGGCTTATTTGCAGGAAGGCTCCCAGCAAGGCTATCGTTTTGTTACGATTGAAGAGATGATTAAGCTGACAGAGCGAGCTAAGGAACGCCAGCTGTCATGGTTTAAAAAATCACTTATAACGCTTTGGCTGCAGTATGAGCGCTTATTCCATCTCGCGTTTCAGCTTAAGCAGGTAGGAGTGGAGTCGCCGGCGCTGCATTATCGAATGATTTCTTACAGCGGCCAGCCAATCGAGCTAGCTGAGGGCGAACGTTTAAGCAAGGGAGACCGCGTGGTGGAGCTGCATTTTGACAACCGCAAGCTGTCCGGCATTGCGGCAGAAGCGGCATCGCCACTAGCTGCTGGAATTAGAATGCTGCGGGAAGTAGAAGCAGCATTGCCTATGCTTGCCCATCAATTGGCGCATGATCCCTCGGCGGCTGATGCGAAAGCATTATACGGCGTTACAATGATTCATCGAGGAGCGGATCGATTTGGCTTTGAGGTGATTCCATTGCCGGACGGCTTATTTGCTCGTACGACCCGAATTTACTTGCGGCTGCTTATGCGCGTGTTGACGAAGAAACCGAGGAATGCGAAAAGCAAGGAGCGCAGGAAAGCGATTGATCCATGTATGCTGCTATATCCGATGAGCAAAATACAAGCTTTTCAAAATACGCAAGCAGCGCTGCTGAGGGTAAGCATAGGTCAAGAGGCGAGCTTGCAGGCGGCGCCAGCAGTTGCTGTGGATGCTGTTCCGATTGAGGGCAGTACTTCCACCATATAA
- a CDS encoding sigma-70 family RNA polymerase sigma factor: protein MGEPTSDEYLIQLIARQDASALEQLYDRYERPVYSFVYRMLKDEMASEEVVQELFVRVWNAASRVETEEASGKISTWIFAIARNLAIDWIRKQGRRPQQVQEENILERTVDPLTTEKVVEDRMLGEQMKEAIEQLSDDQKQVVEWIYYMGYTQQEVADKHQIPLGTVKSRVRLALGQLRKRFEHTWKEGVRQ from the coding sequence ATGGGGGAACCGACATCTGATGAATATTTAATTCAGCTGATTGCACGGCAGGATGCATCGGCACTTGAGCAGCTGTACGATCGCTATGAACGGCCCGTCTACTCATTCGTTTATCGAATGCTGAAAGATGAGATGGCATCGGAGGAAGTGGTGCAGGAGCTGTTTGTGCGGGTATGGAATGCGGCTTCTAGAGTTGAAACCGAAGAAGCCTCAGGAAAAATTAGCACCTGGATTTTTGCAATCGCCCGCAACCTTGCCATTGATTGGATCAGAAAGCAGGGCAGACGTCCGCAGCAGGTTCAGGAAGAGAACATCTTAGAGCGAACGGTCGATCCGCTTACAACTGAAAAGGTTGTGGAGGACCGAATGCTCGGCGAGCAGATGAAAGAAGCCATTGAACAGCTGAGTGATGACCAGAAGCAGGTTGTTGAATGGATCTATTATATGGGTTATACGCAGCAAGAGGTGGCGGACAAGCATCAAATTCCGCTTGGTACCGTTAAAAGCAGGGTAAGGCTGGCGCTAGGCCAGCTGCGCAAACGATTCGAACATACATGGAAGGAGGGAGTGCGGCAATGA